The genomic interval AAGTAGGGTTAGAAGATAAAGGAGACAGCTATCCTTCTCAACTTTCTGGAGGCCAAAAACAAAGAGTAGCAATTGCACGTGCCTTAGCTATGCATCCAGATGTACTGTTATTTGATGAACCAACTTCGGCGCTTGATCCTGAGGTTGTGGGGGATGTATTGCATGTTATGAAAGAATTGGCAAAAGAAGGCATGACAATGGTGGTTGTAACACATGAAATGAACTTTGCACGTGATGTGAGCGATAAGGTTATATTTATGGCAGACGGCGTTGTAGCAGAGTCTGGAACGCCAGAAGAAATATTTGAGCATCCAACAAATGAAAGAACAAAACAATTTTTACAACGTGTACTTAATTAAATATTGATAAAGCTTACTTAGACTGTTGTGTAAAATACAGCAGTCTTTTTCTATGAATTTATCGTTCGAAGCATGGTAAGTTGTGTTAAAATACAAAATGGACGATTTAAATGGAGGCATTATGTTGGATTATAAACAATTAAAAAAAGATATTATTGAATATGCCTATCAAATTGGAATTGACAGCATAGGATTTACAACAGCAGATCCATTTGATGAATTAAAGCAGAAACTAGTTGATTATCACGCCAAAGGTTATGCATCTGGGTTTGAAGAATCTGATATTGAATTACGTGTAAATCCCAAATTATCAATGCCTACAGCACGGTCAATTATAGCAATTGCTGTAGGTTACCCCAATAAATTAAAAGGTGCTCCGCGAAGTGTCAGGGGAGACCGCAGAGGAATGTTTGCAAGAGCCTCATGGGGACAAGACTATCATACAATTATGCGCAAACGTTTGGATAAATTAGCAGAATATATAAAAACGCGAGTTCCAGATGTTGAAATGTTATCGATGGTCGATACAGGTGTTTTATCAGACAGAGCAGTAGCAGAACGAGCAGGGCTAGGTTACACAGGAAGAAACGGCTTTGTAATTAATCCTGACTTAGGCACATGGACATATTTAGGGGAGATGCTTGTAAGCATTCCTTTTGAACCTGACGACCCGCTTCTAGACAGTTGCGGCGACTGTACAATTTGTGTCGATCGTTGTCCTACTGGAGCATTAGTCGGAGACGGCCAATTAAATAGCCAAAAATGTATTAGTTTTTTAACCCAAACAAAAGGTTATCTCCCAGATGACTATCGTTCTAAAATCGGCAATAGACTTTATGGATGTGATACTTGCCAGCAAGTATGTCCTCGAAATCGCGGTATCAATACAGAACAAGACGACATCGTATTAGAACCTGAAATTTTAAAACCGCGACTTATTCCATTATTACAAATGAGCAATAAAGAATTTAAAAATACGTATGGCCATTTAGCAGGTGCATGGAGAGGCAAAAAGCCGATTCAGCGTAATGCTATCATTGCTTTAGCGCATTTTAAAGAGGAAACAGCTATACCAGAATTGAAAGAAGTGGCAATCAATGATCCGCGCCCAATGATTCGCGGTACAGCATATTGGGCAATTGGACAAATTGCTGGAGAAAGTGAGCGAGACTTTATTGAACAGCATTTAGCAGATGAGCTTGATGAAGTTCAAAAAGAAATGGTAAAAGGATTAGAAAAGAGGAATTAAGAAAAATGACAAATCATGTCGTGTTATTTCAACCGGAAATCCCTGCAAACACAGGGAATATAGCAAGAACTTGTGCAGGTACAAATACACATTTGCATCTTATTAAACCATTAGGATTCAGTACAGATGA from Staphylococcus condimenti carries:
- the queG gene encoding tRNA epoxyqueuosine(34) reductase QueG; this encodes MDYKQLKKDIIEYAYQIGIDSIGFTTADPFDELKQKLVDYHAKGYASGFEESDIELRVNPKLSMPTARSIIAIAVGYPNKLKGAPRSVRGDRRGMFARASWGQDYHTIMRKRLDKLAEYIKTRVPDVEMLSMVDTGVLSDRAVAERAGLGYTGRNGFVINPDLGTWTYLGEMLVSIPFEPDDPLLDSCGDCTICVDRCPTGALVGDGQLNSQKCISFLTQTKGYLPDDYRSKIGNRLYGCDTCQQVCPRNRGINTEQDDIVLEPEILKPRLIPLLQMSNKEFKNTYGHLAGAWRGKKPIQRNAIIALAHFKEETAIPELKEVAINDPRPMIRGTAYWAIGQIAGESERDFIEQHLADELDEVQKEMVKGLEKRN